One window from the genome of Megalobrama amblycephala isolate DHTTF-2021 linkage group LG4, ASM1881202v1, whole genome shotgun sequence encodes:
- the smim29 gene encoding small integral membrane protein 29 yields MNSTTQPPHTINGDVAVSYVLVPFFLITVIGIVTAVVMYIRRKQRIDRLRHQLLPVYTYDPTEELNEAEQEILWKEEDTKVVQGWMRTYQQRRPLLSRDPDA; encoded by the exons ATGAACAGCACCACACAGCCTCCTCACACTATCAACGGAGATGTGGCCGTCAGCTACGTGCTGGTCCCCTTCTTCCTCATCACTGTGATTGGGATTGTCACAGCAGTG GTGATGtacataaggaggaaacagAG GATTGATAGACTGCGGCATCAGCTGCTTCCAGTCTACACTTATGACCCAACTGAAGAGCTGAACGAGGCAGAACAGGAAATTCTTTGGAAAGAGGAAGACACAAAG GTGGTCCAGGGTTGGATGAGGACCTATCAACAGCGCAGACCCTTGCTTTCAAGGGATCCTGATGCATGA